In a genomic window of Longimicrobium sp.:
- the rfbC gene encoding dTDP-4-dehydrorhamnose 3,5-epimerase, translating into MIFTETELAGVWRVEVERHEDERGFFARTFDADEFAARGLATRFPQCSVSFNARVGTLRGMHYQAAPHQEAKLVRCTAGAVYDVALDLRPGSPTWGRWTAAELSAANRAALYVPEGCAHGFQTLAEATEVFYQISAAHHPASARGVRWDDPAFAVAWPDAERRVISARDRAYPDFAA; encoded by the coding sequence GTGATCTTCACCGAGACGGAGCTCGCCGGGGTGTGGCGGGTCGAGGTCGAGCGGCACGAGGACGAGCGGGGGTTCTTCGCCCGCACCTTCGACGCCGACGAGTTCGCGGCCCGCGGGCTCGCCACGCGCTTCCCGCAGTGCAGCGTGAGCTTCAACGCGCGCGTCGGAACGCTGCGGGGGATGCACTACCAGGCGGCGCCGCACCAGGAGGCCAAGCTGGTCCGCTGCACGGCGGGGGCGGTGTACGACGTGGCGCTCGACCTGCGCCCCGGCTCGCCCACCTGGGGCCGGTGGACGGCCGCCGAGCTCTCGGCCGCCAACCGCGCCGCCCTCTACGTCCCCGAGGGGTGCGCCCACGGCTTCCAGACGCTCGCCGAGGCCACCGAGGTGTTCTACCAGATCTCGGCCGCGCACCACCCCGCCAGTGCCCGCGGGGTGCGCTGGGACGACCCGGCGTTCGCCGTCGCCTGGCCCGACGCGGAGCGGCGCGTGATCTCGGCCCGCGACCGCGCCTACCCCGACTTCGCCGCATGA